The DNA sequence ATATCAACATGGGCTGCCCAGTTAACAAAATCGTGAAAAACGAAGCTGGCGCTATGTGGCTCAAGGATCCAGACAAAATCTACTCTATTATCAACAAGGTCCAATCTGTCCTTGATATCCCCCTTACTGTCAAAATGCGTACCGGCTGGGCTGACCCATCTCTGGCAGTAGAAAATGCTCTCGCCGCTGAGGCTGCTGGTGTCTCTGCCCTTGCTATGCACGGTCGTACCCGTGAGCAAATGTACACTGGCCACGCTGATCTTGAGACCTTGCATGACGTAGCCCAAGCCCTAACCAAGATTCCATTTATCGCCAACGGTGACATCCGTACGGTTCAAGATGCTAAACAACGCATCGAAGAAGTTGGGGCTGACGCTGTTATGATTGGTCGCGCAGCCATGGGAAATCCCTACCTCTTCAATCAAATCAACCACTACTTTGAAACAGGAGAAATCCTTCCTGATTTGACCTTTGAGGATAAGATGAAAATCGCTTACGAACACTTGAAACGCTTGATCAGCCTCAAAGGAGAAAAAATTGCAGTCCGTGAATTCCGTGGCCTCGCTCCTCACTACCTCCGGGGAACATCTGGCGCTGCTAAACTTCGTGGAGCCATTTCACAAGCTAGCACTCTTGCTGAGATTGAAGCCCTCTTGCAATTAGACAAAGCATAGTCTCACATCTACAACTCACAAAAACGGCAAAGCTCAAAAATGAGTCTTGCCGTTTTTATATATTTTCATCTTGTAAATCTAATTGCTTCACTCTAGCTATATAATAGGACATAATCAAAAACAAATTGAGGCTGACAATCCATATAGACCATTCATGAAGAAAATGCATCAATACAGCCAAGCTGATTGCGCCCACTACAAAACTTCCCACAACAATCCCATAATTTAAGGCCTGACGACGGTATTCTTGGACATTTCCTTCTCTTCTAGCAATGCGATACAAAGCAGTCAGCATCTTTCGGTAATTTCCAGACGTCATAAAAATGACATAGGGATGATCTTCAATCAAACTGCCCGTAAATGTTAGCATCATCATTCCTGTTCCAAAAGCGATGAAAGGAACTTCTAATAGAGGAAATCGTGAAAAGAAAGGTAGAATAAGAGTTCCAATAAATAAAGGGAGCAACATCTTAACCCGCCAGTAGGCCGTTTTGCGGTATTCTTTCATGTGCAATGCAAACAGAAATCCTAGAGAAAAGAAAATAATGGAGCAGAATCGTAGCATCGTATTGATAACATTTGAGTCGTGCCAATCAGATATCAGTAGGAGAATATTCCCTGTCTGTGTCGCTACCAAACTATGGTATTGAATATGGCAAAACACATCCAAAGAACCACCTACAAACCCAAGAAATACTCCCATCAATCGTGTGTTTTGAGGTAAGATTAATTTATCCGCCATGTATTATCACTCGTTTTCCTTT is a window from the Streptococcus oralis genome containing:
- a CDS encoding YoaK family protein translates to MADKLILPQNTRLMGVFLGFVGGSLDVFCHIQYHSLVATQTGNILLLISDWHDSNVINTMLRFCSIIFFSLGFLFALHMKEYRKTAYWRVKMLLPLFIGTLILPFFSRFPLLEVPFIAFGTGMMMLTFTGSLIEDHPYVIFMTSGNYRKMLTALYRIARREGNVQEYRRQALNYGIVVGSFVVGAISLAVLMHFLHEWSIWIVSLNLFLIMSYYIARVKQLDLQDENI
- the dusB gene encoding tRNA dihydrouridine synthase DusB — its product is MTNLNTPFMIGNVEIPNRTVLAPMAGVTNSAFRTIAKELGAGLVVMEMVSDKGIQYNNEKTLHMLHIDEGENPVSIQLFGSDEDSLARAAEFIQENTKTDIVDINMGCPVNKIVKNEAGAMWLKDPDKIYSIINKVQSVLDIPLTVKMRTGWADPSLAVENALAAEAAGVSALAMHGRTREQMYTGHADLETLHDVAQALTKIPFIANGDIRTVQDAKQRIEEVGADAVMIGRAAMGNPYLFNQINHYFETGEILPDLTFEDKMKIAYEHLKRLISLKGEKIAVREFRGLAPHYLRGTSGAAKLRGAISQASTLAEIEALLQLDKA